The Antarcticibacterium flavum genome contains the following window.
CAAATGTCTGTTGATGATATTTGGATGGAATCTGTAATTCGAACTTTAACCAATCTTTCAAAGTCCGAAAAAGAACAACTTTACTCCAAACATTTATCCGCTAAAAACTTGATTTCCTTAGACCAGAATTCTTTGTATAACAATCTAAAAAATTCCAATTTGAGTAGAGCAGCAATAGAATTCGTTTCATCAATATACGGTGTTACAACTTATCTCGAAACTGCACTACTAGAACATTTAAGAGAAGAGCTAGAGGGTGTTTGGTTAAATAAATTCTGGGAAATTGAAGGAGGAATGGATATAATTGTAAAAAAATTCTTAAGTGCTATTAAAGCTAATCTTTTAACTGGAGCTGTTGTAAAGAAAATTATTAATCATGAAAAACAGGCAGAAGTTGTTTATAGTTATAAGGAACAAGACTGCAAATTGTCAGCTGATTGGGTAATTTGTACAATACCTTTAGGAGTGCTAACGAGATTAGAAATTGATAAGGCATTTTCAAAGGATAAAATTAATGCCATACGTAACGTAAATTATGATTCTTCTACAAAAATCATTACTCGTTGCGAAAACCGTTTTTGGGAATTGAATGACAATATATTTGGAGGAGGTAGTGTTTGGGATGGTGGACTTGGACATACCTGGTATCCTTCCGACAATAATATTTCCAAAAATATAAATATTTCCAATTCTGAAAGTATGTTAATATCCTCATATACCTGGGGAATGCATGCACGACGAATTGATAGTATTCCTGAAAATGATATTAATAATTATGTAAAGAATGAACTAAAAAAAATTCATTTAAAAATGAATGCGTCTGAATTAATTGAATCTAAAAGATGGAGCTGGGATAACCATGAATGGAGTTCTGGTGCATTTGCTTTCTTTAATCCCGGAGATCAAACAGATTTATATAAGGAACTTGTGAATCATGAGAAAAAAGTATTGCTTGCGGGTGAACATTGCTCTTTTTCCCATTCTTGGATCCAGGGAGCTTTGGAATCAGCACTGGAAGTATGCAATCATATAGTAAACCGCCGTAATGAATGAAAATCTCTGAATACATTTTATATAAATTGAAACAAAATGGATGTTACTGGGTGGCCGGTATACCAGGGACTTCTTGTGCGGATTTTTTTGATGCAATAGATCGTGATTCTGATATAGAATATATCATTACCACGAACGAACTTGAGGCAGGATATATTGCTGACGGATATGGTCGAAAAGGTGGAATTGGAGCTGTTTGTGTTTCGTATGGAGTTGGAACATTAAGTTTAGTTAATGCTGTGGCCAGTGCATTTACAGAGCGAGTACCCCTTATTGTTATCAATGGTGGACCTTCAAAGGAGGATCTTAGGATTGAACTTGAATTAGGTTGCTTATTTTCTCACTCGACAGGATCACCCCAAACTGATCTCAACATTTTTAAATCTATTACCGTATATTCAGAAATAATATCTCAACCTCAAAATGCTCAGAAAATTATAGATGAAGCATTTAGAATGGCCATTTTTTTTAATAGGCCAGTTTATATAGAAATTCCGCAAGATAATTGGGATAAGGTAATAGAACTAATCCCTACCATAGCTCCTCCGGCGCAAGTTTTTATTAATGATGATTTTATTACTTCAGCAAGATCTAAGTTAGAAACAGCTAAATCCCCTGTTCTTATAATTGGGGTTGAAGTTGTGCGTAAAAAATTAAAAGATAAAGTTTTGCAATTAATTGATAAATGGAACATCCCATTTGTTACCACAGCTTTAGCAAAGTCAGTTTTACCTGAGTCTCATCCCAATTTTGTGGGTTGTTATGATAGTGATCTTTTCCATAATAAGGCAGTTTTTGAAATTATTGATAATTCTGATTGTCCAATCGGATTAGGTTGCATTTGGGGTATTGATCATCGTTCCTTCATAATTAATCAGTTTAATAAGATGATTGAGGTGAAGTTTGATTCTGCACGTGTTACCGAAAATTTATATAAACAAACTGATTTAGAAACAGCAATAGACGAATTTTTAAAATGGGAGCTAAAATTTCAAAATGTGATTCCGGAATTTGTTAGGCTGAATGGTCTAACTGATTCAGGTTATTTTGGTCATAACCAAATATTTTGTGTGTTAAATAAATTCATAAAGGATTGTAATGATGTTCAAGTTGTAATGGATACTTGTCTCGGAAGCTTTTTAGGTGCTGATCTTTTTATGGGCAATACAGATATGTATCTAGCAAATCCAATTTGGCTATCCATAGGACAAGGAACTCCTGCTGCAATTGGAGCCTATCTCAAAAATGGAAAAATACCTATTATTATCACAGGAGACGGAGGTTTTCAAATGGTTGCGCAATCTTTTTCTACTATGATAAAATATCAAATTCCTGCTTTAATTATTGTATTGGATAATAGTCTTTATGCTATAGAACAGTATTTAATTGATGGTACTTACTTTGAATTAGATACAGATCCACTTAAATACGTGGAACTTCATCGGTGGGCTTATGAAGAATTTCCTAAGATATTTAAAGGCGGATTTGGAGAACGTGTTCATTCAGCGGAAGGTTTAATTAAAGTTCTTAACAAATGGGAAAAGGAAACTAAAAAAGAACCATGGATCATTGCTTGTGAATTTTCAAAGAAAGATTTACCCCGGATAACATAAATAAAACTATCCTCCCCAGGGAAGAACAACTCATCAAGGATTTTAAATTGAAAAGATTAAAAAGGATTATTTTAAAGTAGGCTTAAGTTTCAAATTTAATTACATCTTGGGAAAAATTATCTATTAAAAATGCTTTAAAGGATGTCCTTCACTTAAATAGTCAACTACCAATATTTTCCTCTGAGAAACTGATCCTAATCTGAAGAAGTAAAGTATTAGTTTTTAGAGCATTCCTTTGAAGGCAATAGAGAAATCATCATTCCTTAAAATACCGGGGTTTCCAGATTTTGAGGTGTAACCGGTGTACAAACCTAATCATAGATCTTTTTGCTTATTTTTCTGCAATGA
Protein-coding sequences here:
- a CDS encoding flavin monoamine oxidase family protein, with protein sequence MRQYSEQTKQRIRAIFTEKPNKISFQNKEKLAAFGPVLKKNKVIIIGAGISGLCSAYELEKKGYNVTILEAQEDHIGGRIRTFRHGNIYSEFGAMRIPEEHDLTLKYISELGLSNKLRPFIQESKDTFAYIRGTRVNRTDEGKETLKKKFKLSERELQMSVDDIWMESVIRTLTNLSKSEKEQLYSKHLSAKNLISLDQNSLYNNLKNSNLSRAAIEFVSSIYGVTTYLETALLEHLREELEGVWLNKFWEIEGGMDIIVKKFLSAIKANLLTGAVVKKIINHEKQAEVVYSYKEQDCKLSADWVICTIPLGVLTRLEIDKAFSKDKINAIRNVNYDSSTKIITRCENRFWELNDNIFGGGSVWDGGLGHTWYPSDNNISKNINISNSESMLISSYTWGMHARRIDSIPENDINNYVKNELKKIHLKMNASELIESKRWSWDNHEWSSGAFAFFNPGDQTDLYKELVNHEKKVLLAGEHCSFSHSWIQGALESALEVCNHIVNRRNE
- a CDS encoding thiamine pyrophosphate-binding protein produces the protein MKISEYILYKLKQNGCYWVAGIPGTSCADFFDAIDRDSDIEYIITTNELEAGYIADGYGRKGGIGAVCVSYGVGTLSLVNAVASAFTERVPLIVINGGPSKEDLRIELELGCLFSHSTGSPQTDLNIFKSITVYSEIISQPQNAQKIIDEAFRMAIFFNRPVYIEIPQDNWDKVIELIPTIAPPAQVFINDDFITSARSKLETAKSPVLIIGVEVVRKKLKDKVLQLIDKWNIPFVTTALAKSVLPESHPNFVGCYDSDLFHNKAVFEIIDNSDCPIGLGCIWGIDHRSFIINQFNKMIEVKFDSARVTENLYKQTDLETAIDEFLKWELKFQNVIPEFVRLNGLTDSGYFGHNQIFCVLNKFIKDCNDVQVVMDTCLGSFLGADLFMGNTDMYLANPIWLSIGQGTPAAIGAYLKNGKIPIIITGDGGFQMVAQSFSTMIKYQIPALIIVLDNSLYAIEQYLIDGTYFELDTDPLKYVELHRWAYEEFPKIFKGGFGERVHSAEGLIKVLNKWEKETKKEPWIIACEFSKKDLPRIT